The Pirellulales bacterium genomic interval GCGCGAACTGGGCGCGCGCCCCTACGGCGTCGTGCGCATCGATTCGGCCGTCGATCCCGGCACGTGGTCGCAAGGGGACGCGACAGCCAATTCGAAGAAGATCGCCGAGACATTCCGCGAAGCGGCCGCGATTGCGGATGACCATGGCGAACGTTTAGCGGCCGAAGGCGAGATCTGTTGGGGTGGCATGCACAGTTGGCGCCGCATGGTCGAGCTGTTGGAAATGGTCGACCGGCCGAAGACCGTCGGCTTCCAGGCCGACATGGCGCACACGCTTTTGTACCTGTTGGGCTATAACGCGCCCGAGGACCGTATTCTACCCGAGAAATTCGATTGGAAGGACACGGCGGGCCTGCAAGAGGGGCTGAAGAAGCTGACGGCCGCCTTGCGTCCCTGGACCATCGATTTCCACGTGGCCCAGAACGACGGCACGGTGAAAGGCTCGGGCTCGCACGACAAGACGGGGCGTCACTGCCTGCCCGACGATCCCAACGGCCGGCTGAACATCGCCCGGGATGCGGGCCACTGGCTGCGCGACGAAAAAGGCGCGCTCACCAAAAAATTCCAGCACATCTGCTGGGACGGCTGCATGTTCCCCAACGACGTCATGCACCGGCCGCAGACGTGGAATTCGATCCTGTCGGCCATGATCGCCGTCCGCGACGCGC includes:
- a CDS encoding TIM barrel protein, with the protein product MSPTHSNQSPKLHNAAWPGVVGKGPDSEPPIELDTMLDLTAAAEVDGVKFDGVDLFLFAPHVDIDSSDADLKQLADRVRSRGLVIGSVVAPVWPPTGGGSAMGSEQERKDFLTQVRKGCRIAKKLRELGARPYGVVRIDSAVDPGTWSQGDATANSKKIAETFREAAAIADDHGERLAAEGEICWGGMHSWRRMVELLEMVDRPKTVGFQADMAHTLLYLLGYNAPEDRILPEKFDWKDTAGLQEGLKKLTAALRPWTIDFHVAQNDGTVKGSGSHDKTGRHCLPDDPNGRLNIARDAGHWLRDEKGALTKKFQHICWDGCMFPNDVMHRPQTWNSILSAMIAVRDAHGWRE